ATCCATTCAGCCCTGCTGGAAAAGCCTCAGCACCCACCTCCTGTGGGAACAtcaccctgcccacagccccttGCTACCTGATACATCTGGAAGCAGCACAAAGGCATCAAACTGATTCTATCTTACCTATAGAAAATGGCATAAAAGCCTCCCTTTTCCGGAACTGACCGTCCTTCACGAAATGCCCGGGGTTAAAACTGTGAGGGGTTTCCCACTCCTTCTTGTCAAACATTACAGAGGACAGATTTGGGATCAAAATCGTGCCctgagacaaaagaaagaaagtcaCTTCACACTCTCTCCGCCACTGCCAACAGGAGATGAGTTTTTGCCCTCCCTTCTGCTTGCCATGAAGATCATCCATAGTCAGATCTGTCACAGGCATGTGTTCATCTCCTTTTGCCTggctgtatttttctatttcttggCTGCTTCTACCatcagcaatttttttttggcCAAAGATCCTCTAAGAAATGTCTACATGAGGAGGGCTCTCTTCCTTGATGCTGTGTATGGATGTCTCTTCCCATGGCTTTCATTCTGTACACTAAGGATGCAGTGTGCTGGAAAGTGGTTTGGGGACAGCAAAATACGATCCACAGGAGTGACCTCTGTAAGGGGCAGCACTGCTACATTTTTCTCTCAGCAGGAATGGGGAAATTGGAACCTCCTCCTAACAACTCAGTGCTCAGGACTGAGGTTACCTTGGGCACCCGGAAACCAGCCAAGACTGTGTCTGTCACCGCCTGTCTCGGCACATTAAAAGGGATGATGTTGCCTTTCCTCTGCACTTCGTGGATGACAGCATTGGTGTAGGGCATGTTGTTCCTGTCCTCCAGAGCTGGCAGCCTGGACTGCCCAATGACAGCATCAATCTCAGC
The window above is part of the Coturnix japonica isolate 7356 chromosome 8 unlocalized genomic scaffold, Coturnix japonica 2.1 chr8random1932, whole genome shotgun sequence genome. Proteins encoded here:
- the LOC107306889 gene encoding cytochrome P450 2J2-like; translated protein: MCPFMSSEWTLVLGLPLEGWGCRGPAASARTLGAGLSLIFEEVLAVHVALTLDSLKPSGREFHEDNLVACALDLLFAGTETTSTTIRWALLYMAVYPEIQARVQAEIDAVIGQSRLPALEDRNNMPYTNAVIHEVQRKGNIIPFNVPRQAVTDTVLAGFRVPKGTILIPNLSSVMFDKKEWETPHSFNPGHFVKDGQFRKREAFMPFSIGKIESV